AGCCATCTTGGCTGCTACTAGGGAGCAAGATGCTCCCACTACTTTTAGGTTGCTGTTTTTTATTTGGAATCACTATAAACCGAATCGCGCTTCACAGAAAAAACCTCTCGAACCCGATAAATGGGTCTTCCTTGGGACTCATGATAAGTGCGAATCAGCAACTCTCCTAATAAACCAAAAGAGAATAATTGCACACCAGCTAACAGTAAAACCACGACTAAAATTAATAAAGGGCGATCGCCGATATTTTGATCAAAACCAAACTTTAAAACCGTTAAATATCCCCCAGCTAATCCCCCTAGCGCCATAGAAATTAATCCTAGAGAACCAAAAACGTGCATGGGGCGTGTGAGAAATTTCTGCATAAACCAAATGGTTAATAAGTCCATTAATACTCGCAGGGTTCGCCCTAACCCATATTTACTACTGCCATAATATCGGGGATGATGTTTAACAGGAATCTCAGCAATTTTTGCCCCTTCCATAAAGGCTAATGCAGGAAGAAAGCGATGCAATTCTCCATATAGATTCATATCAGCCAGTAATTCGGCGCGGTATCCTTTCAAAGAACAGCCGTAGTCGTGAATGCGAACATTGGTTACTCGTCCAATAATCCAATTGGCAATTTTAGAAGGGAGTAAACGGGTAAGGGCTGCATCTTGACGGTGTTTGCGCCACCCACTTACTAAATCATAGCCTTCTTCTAGTTTTGTGATCAGGTGAGGAATATCTGTGGGATCATTTTGGAGATCCGCATCAAGGGAAATAATAAATTGTCCTTTCGCATAATTAAACCCTGCTGCCATGGCTGCCGTTTGTCCATAGTTGCGACGGAGAATCACAGCACATAAGTCACTTCTCGTTTCCGCTAATTTTTTCAGGAGGGAAATTGATCCATCTCTCGATCCATCATCCACACAAATAATTTCATAGGAATAGCGAGTAGAAAGAAGGGTTTGCGCGATCGCGCTAATTAATGTCTCTAAACTCTCTACCTCATTATAAATTGGCACAATCACCGAAACTTGTGGACATACTTTTGCGTCAATACTACCGTTTTCTGAAATAGTAGAAGAATAACTCACGCTCACCTCAGAACTTAGCAACTTGATTGTACACTCTTAGGATAGTCCGACATAACCAATAACAAATAACAACAATGAAATGGGATCGATCCTTACGTCAAATTGGACTTGGCTTAACCACCGCGATAATCTGTATTCTATTTGCAACTGTCAGTACAGCCCAATCCCCTGCTAATATAAACGTTGTCCGTGAAGGGGAAGAAATTAGCCTCAATGGAGACAGATTGCCTCTGAGTTGGC
This window of the Euhalothece natronophila Z-M001 genome carries:
- a CDS encoding glycosyltransferase family 2 protein — protein: MSYSSTISENGSIDAKVCPQVSVIVPIYNEVESLETLISAIAQTLLSTRYSYEIICVDDGSRDGSISLLKKLAETRSDLCAVILRRNYGQTAAMAAGFNYAKGQFIISLDADLQNDPTDIPHLITKLEEGYDLVSGWRKHRQDAALTRLLPSKIANWIIGRVTNVRIHDYGCSLKGYRAELLADMNLYGELHRFLPALAFMEGAKIAEIPVKHHPRYYGSSKYGLGRTLRVLMDLLTIWFMQKFLTRPMHVFGSLGLISMALGGLAGGYLTVLKFGFDQNIGDRPLLILVVVLLLAGVQLFSFGLLGELLIRTYHESQGRPIYRVREVFSVKRDSVYSDSK